A window from Flammeovirgaceae bacterium encodes these proteins:
- a CDS encoding UDP-N-acetylmuramoyl-L-alanyl-D-glutamate--2,6-diaminopimelate ligase: MKVLKDILYKVNITSASGDMAISLQGLAFDSRKVKKGFLFVAIKGTQSDGHEFIKGAIQNGAIAIVSENLPEALSPHVTYVTVKDSAKALGIIAANFYGNPSTKLKLVGVTGTNGKTTVVTLLYKLFASMGYSTGLLSTVENKVNNEALVATHTTPDPIQINRLLVKMLEAGCTHCFMEVSSHAVVQGRVEGLGFAGGVFTNISHDHLDYHRTFESYIRAKKGFFDGLPSGTFALVNVDDKRGMVMVQNTKASKKTYALKKMADFKAKVITNSLEGLELEIGDRAVWFKLIGDFNAYNLLSVYATAVLLGEDPESVLLKLSSLTGAAGRFELVLPGSKFTAIVDYSHTPDALKNVLETITQFRTGQEQVISIVGCGGDRDKMKRPLMGAIACKYSDKAIFTSDNPRSEDPMEIIKDMQKGVGATDAKKTLVIVDREEAIKTACMMAKEKDIILVAGKGHETYQEIKGVKHAFDDREVLKRMLKMFSN, translated from the coding sequence ATGAAAGTATTGAAGGACATATTGTATAAGGTCAATATCACCTCCGCGTCAGGTGACATGGCCATTTCTTTGCAAGGCCTGGCCTTCGATTCCAGGAAGGTAAAAAAAGGTTTTCTTTTTGTGGCAATAAAGGGCACCCAATCCGATGGGCATGAATTCATCAAGGGGGCCATTCAAAATGGAGCTATCGCAATTGTCTCAGAAAACCTGCCGGAGGCGCTTTCGCCCCACGTGACTTACGTCACCGTAAAAGACAGTGCGAAGGCATTGGGCATTATTGCTGCCAACTTTTACGGCAACCCCTCCACCAAATTAAAGCTCGTTGGGGTAACGGGCACCAATGGAAAAACCACCGTGGTGACCCTGCTGTACAAGTTGTTTGCCTCCATGGGATATTCCACCGGACTTTTGTCAACCGTGGAAAACAAGGTAAACAACGAGGCCCTGGTGGCCACCCACACCACCCCGGACCCCATTCAAATCAATAGGTTGCTTGTGAAAATGTTGGAGGCCGGGTGCACCCATTGTTTTATGGAAGTAAGTTCGCATGCGGTGGTGCAAGGCAGGGTGGAAGGGCTCGGTTTTGCGGGAGGGGTGTTCACCAATATTTCCCATGACCACCTTGATTACCACAGGACTTTTGAAAGTTATATCCGGGCAAAAAAAGGTTTTTTTGACGGGCTTCCTTCCGGTACGTTTGCGCTGGTGAACGTGGATGACAAACGGGGAATGGTAATGGTACAGAACACGAAAGCCTCAAAAAAGACTTATGCCTTAAAGAAAATGGCAGACTTCAAGGCAAAGGTGATCACCAACTCGCTGGAAGGCCTGGAGTTGGAAATAGGGGACCGGGCGGTGTGGTTCAAACTGATCGGGGATTTTAATGCGTACAACCTCCTTTCCGTATATGCCACCGCGGTGTTGTTGGGCGAAGACCCTGAAAGTGTTTTGCTGAAGCTGTCCTCATTGACAGGGGCAGCGGGCAGGTTCGAACTCGTGCTGCCCGGCTCAAAATTCACGGCCATAGTGGATTACTCCCATACGCCCGATGCCCTGAAAAATGTGTTGGAGACCATAACCCAATTCAGGACAGGCCAGGAGCAGGTGATTTCCATCGTGGGATGCGGTGGCGACCGGGACAAAATGAAAAGGCCGTTGATGGGGGCCATTGCCTGCAAGTATAGCGACAAGGCCATTTTTACTTCGGACAACCCACGCAGTGAAGACCCTATGGAGATAATCAAAGACATGCAAAAGGGGGTTGGGGCAACGGACGCAAAAAAAACCCTGGTGATCGTGGACCGGGAGGAGGCCATAAAAACCGCCTGTATGATGGCAAAGGAAAAAGACATCATCCTGGTGGCAGGCAAAGGGCACGAGACCTACCAGGAAATCAAAGGAGTGAAACACGCATTTGACGACAGGGAAGTTTTGAAACGCATGCTGAAGATGTTCAGCAATTAG
- a CDS encoding FtsW/RodA/SpoVE family cell cycle protein, with protein MNKVKEWADKNLQGDPVIWAVVFALSVISILVVYSSIGTLAYKRTVSPELYLIKHTFMVFLGLASMWVAHKIDYRYYSKISRLALWISVPLLIYTFTNGTTLNDAARWITLPLINTSFQPSDFASLALIINLASMLSKKQQNIDDIKDSLIPLLIWIGVICGLIALTNLSSAALLFATCMLVMFIGRVPVKYLAMLVLVGALAGAAAFKFGVRGETAKSRIASFLNGTELPFQAKYARIAVATGGITGKGPGNSDQRNILPHPYSDFIYAILIEEYGMIGGVVLLGLYLLLLHRGMKAAYNSERAFGGLLSAGLSFDLVCQAMVNMGVVVGLGPITGQPLPFISMGGTAMIFTGLSVGIILSVSRGEQDGQWQQNMDLGNKDVAKAA; from the coding sequence ATGAACAAGGTAAAAGAATGGGCGGACAAAAACCTGCAAGGAGACCCGGTGATATGGGCCGTAGTGTTTGCCTTATCGGTCATCAGTATCCTTGTAGTCTATAGTTCAATTGGCACCCTGGCCTACAAGCGTACGGTAAGCCCTGAGTTGTATTTGATCAAGCACACCTTTATGGTGTTTTTGGGGCTGGCCTCCATGTGGGTCGCGCACAAAATTGATTACAGGTATTACTCCAAGATATCCCGTTTGGCACTTTGGATAAGCGTGCCACTGTTGATTTATACATTTACCAACGGGACCACCCTCAATGATGCCGCCCGCTGGATCACGCTCCCCCTCATCAACACCTCATTTCAGCCTTCCGATTTCGCGAGCCTTGCCTTAATCATCAATTTGGCAAGCATGCTCTCAAAGAAGCAGCAAAACATTGACGATATAAAGGATTCGCTTATCCCGCTTTTGATTTGGATTGGGGTAATCTGTGGCTTGATTGCACTGACAAACCTGTCTTCTGCCGCCCTATTGTTTGCCACCTGTATGCTGGTCATGTTCATTGGACGTGTGCCGGTAAAATATTTGGCCATGTTGGTCTTGGTGGGCGCGTTGGCAGGTGCCGCGGCATTTAAGTTTGGGGTGCGTGGCGAGACGGCAAAGAGCCGGATTGCCAGCTTTCTCAATGGCACCGAGCTTCCTTTTCAGGCGAAGTATGCGCGCATTGCCGTGGCTACCGGTGGGATCACGGGAAAGGGGCCGGGCAACAGCGACCAGCGAAATATCCTGCCCCACCCTTACTCTGATTTTATTTATGCCATTCTTATTGAAGAGTATGGTATGATTGGAGGGGTGGTATTGCTGGGCTTGTACCTGCTGCTCCTCCACCGTGGCATGAAGGCCGCCTACAACAGCGAGCGTGCCTTTGGCGGATTGCTTTCGGCAGGCCTAAGCTTTGACCTGGTGTGCCAGGCCATGGTAAATATGGGGGTAGTGGTGGGGCTCGGCCCTATCACAGGCCAGCCACTACCTTTTATCAGCATGGGGGGGACAGCGATGATTTTTACCGGGCTGTCCGTAGGGATAATCTTAAGTGTTAGCAGGGGCGAGCAGGATGGCCAGTGGCAACAAAATATGGACCTGGGCAATAAAGACGTGGCAAAAGCAGCTTGA
- a CDS encoding UDP-N-acetylmuramate--L-alanine ligase produces MQLSQYDTVYFLGIGGIGMSALARWFNKQGVFVAGYDRTPTLLTSELEREGIKIHFDDDIAMIPPQVGHGKTLFVYTPAIPKGHKEFTYLQDQGHTLMKRSEVLGLITKAHKTIAVAGTHGKTTTSSLIAHILKVAGVNMVAFLGGVTANYGSNLVLEGKAGKDTIVVAEADEFDRSFLRLFPDIAVITSVDADHLDIYGNHQEVIRSFTDFTKQINKGGVLVKHESARAIDNDLEGVTVATYGMDRGQFFASRIVPLGRDGFFEFNLMGFSPGIENIKLGVPGYHNMENAIAATIVAKQLGVSDASIREALASFTGVKRRFEFIIKRDDLVFVDDYAHHPTEITAFLSSLRAMYPGKKITAIFQPHLYTRTRDFADGFSRSLGIADEVLLMDLYPAREQPIPGVSSDMLFDAITSNVKVRCSKKDVVQKLEDMDVEVVATIGAGDIDTCVAPIKQMFEGKYKKPA; encoded by the coding sequence GTGCAACTAAGCCAATACGATACGGTTTATTTCCTCGGAATAGGGGGCATTGGGATGAGCGCCCTGGCGCGGTGGTTCAATAAGCAAGGTGTGTTTGTGGCCGGGTACGACCGCACGCCCACGCTCCTGACAAGCGAGTTGGAAAGGGAAGGTATAAAAATACATTTTGATGACGACATTGCCATGATCCCCCCGCAAGTGGGGCACGGCAAAACGTTGTTTGTCTATACCCCGGCCATCCCAAAAGGCCATAAAGAATTTACCTACCTGCAAGACCAGGGGCATACCCTGATGAAGAGGTCGGAGGTCCTGGGCCTCATTACCAAAGCCCACAAAACCATAGCCGTGGCAGGGACACATGGCAAGACCACCACTTCCTCCCTCATTGCACATATTTTAAAAGTGGCCGGGGTGAACATGGTGGCTTTCCTTGGTGGGGTAACGGCCAATTACGGCTCCAATTTGGTTTTAGAGGGCAAGGCCGGCAAGGATACCATTGTGGTGGCGGAAGCCGATGAGTTTGACCGATCGTTTTTGAGGTTGTTTCCCGACATCGCTGTCATTACTTCCGTGGATGCGGACCATCTTGATATTTATGGCAACCATCAGGAGGTGATCAGGTCGTTTACTGATTTTACAAAACAGATCAACAAAGGAGGGGTGCTTGTGAAGCACGAGTCGGCCCGTGCCATCGACAATGACCTGGAGGGCGTTACGGTGGCAACTTATGGTATGGACCGGGGGCAATTTTTTGCCAGCCGGATTGTCCCCCTTGGGCGGGATGGGTTTTTTGAATTCAATCTTATGGGCTTTTCCCCAGGGATAGAAAACATCAAGCTGGGCGTCCCCGGTTACCATAACATGGAAAATGCGATTGCCGCCACCATCGTGGCGAAGCAGTTGGGCGTAAGCGATGCCTCCATCAGGGAGGCGTTGGCATCCTTTACAGGTGTCAAGAGGCGCTTCGAATTCATCATCAAACGTGACGACCTCGTTTTTGTGGATGACTATGCCCACCATCCTACGGAAATAACGGCTTTTTTGTCTTCGCTACGGGCCATGTACCCGGGCAAGAAAATTACGGCCATATTCCAACCGCATTTGTACACGCGCACAAGGGATTTTGCAGATGGGTTTTCCAGGAGCCTGGGCATTGCGGATGAAGTGTTGCTCATGGACTTGTACCCGGCAAGGGAGCAGCCCATCCCTGGTGTTTCCTCGGACATGCTGTTTGATGCCATCACCAGCAATGTCAAGGTAAGGTGCTCCAAAAAGGATGTGGTGCAAAAGCTGGAGGACATGGATGTGGAGGTGGTGGCCACCATAGGCGCAGGGGACATTGACACCTGTGTGGCCCCCATTAAACAAATGTTTGAAGGGAAATATAAAAAACCGGCATGA
- a CDS encoding cell division protein FtsQ — protein MKLKLNMRTEIKIAIAVVGLFLLIAFGERNQRRVVCKNIVVDMENTNENHFLDEADILGIIEGSGQTIIGKSLEEINLRALEKRLGQDKHISSAEIFGDVKGNLTVNVKLRRPVARLVRMDGPDAYIAGDGKVMETSQKYSARIILVSGDIVDRIVRAGDTETTEEGKALMAMIGYINKDRFWKAQVAQLDFDKTGKVFIYPQVTGQVVEFGMPDNIEEKFRKLMVFYKDVLPQMGWTKYDRVNVEYEGQVIAE, from the coding sequence ATGAAATTGAAATTGAACATGCGTACGGAAATAAAAATAGCCATTGCGGTTGTAGGGTTGTTTTTGTTGATCGCGTTTGGAGAACGCAACCAAAGGAGGGTAGTATGCAAAAATATCGTGGTGGATATGGAGAACACCAACGAAAACCATTTTTTGGATGAAGCCGATATACTGGGAATAATCGAAGGCAGCGGGCAAACCATAATCGGGAAAAGCCTGGAAGAAATTAACCTGCGCGCGCTTGAGAAAAGGTTGGGGCAGGACAAGCACATCAGCAGTGCCGAAATATTTGGCGATGTAAAGGGCAACCTTACGGTAAATGTGAAATTGAGGCGGCCGGTGGCGCGGTTGGTAAGGATGGATGGGCCCGATGCCTACATAGCCGGGGATGGAAAAGTGATGGAAACATCGCAGAAGTATTCGGCACGTATTATCCTGGTAAGCGGGGACATTGTGGATAGGATTGTGCGTGCAGGGGATACGGAAACTACCGAGGAGGGCAAGGCACTGATGGCCATGATCGGTTACATCAATAAGGACAGGTTTTGGAAGGCCCAGGTGGCGCAGTTGGATTTCGATAAGACAGGCAAGGTTTTTATCTATCCCCAGGTGACCGGCCAGGTAGTGGAATTTGGAATGCCGGACAACATTGAGGAAAAATTCAGGAAGCTTATGGTTTTTTATAAAGATGTGTTGCCACAGATGGGATGGACCAAGTACGATCGGGTAAACGTGGAATATGAAGGACAAGTAATAGCTGAGTAG
- the murG gene encoding undecaprenyldiphospho-muramoylpentapeptide beta-N-acetylglucosaminyltransferase produces the protein MKKEQPYRLIISGGGTGGHVFPAIAIASAFRSRYPDAEILFVGAQGRMEMARVPEAGFKIIGLWISGWQRKISFSNFLFPIKLLVSYVKARAIVARFRPHAVIGTGGYASGPIMLAASRFKVPLIVQEQNSYAGLTNKRIARRATKICVAYPYMEKYFPGEKLVVTGNPVRRDILDLGEKRQRALKHFIFPENGKTLLVIGGSLGAKRINESILIELDKLIDAGVQVVWQTGKIYYDDIKLKIANKDLRKVRVYDFIKQMDLAYAASDVVISRSGALAISELCIAGKPAILVPSPNVVEDHQAKNAMALVNEGAAIMVRDREAMEKLVDETLKLIYDQHQCDRLSKKIKAMGKPNATEDIVKEIEKLVVCN, from the coding sequence TTGAAAAAGGAACAACCATATCGTCTTATCATAAGCGGGGGAGGCACCGGAGGCCATGTGTTTCCGGCCATTGCCATAGCTTCGGCATTCAGGTCGCGGTATCCCGATGCTGAAATTTTGTTTGTGGGCGCACAGGGGCGCATGGAAATGGCCAGGGTGCCGGAGGCTGGGTTCAAGATCATAGGGTTGTGGATCAGCGGGTGGCAAAGGAAAATATCCTTTTCCAATTTCCTGTTCCCCATCAAACTGCTCGTGAGCTATGTAAAGGCCAGGGCCATTGTGGCAAGGTTCAGGCCCCATGCGGTGATAGGCACGGGCGGGTATGCCAGTGGCCCCATCATGCTGGCCGCCAGCAGGTTCAAGGTGCCGCTGATCGTACAAGAGCAAAACTCCTATGCCGGGCTGACTAATAAACGGATTGCCAGGCGGGCAACCAAAATTTGCGTGGCCTATCCTTATATGGAAAAATATTTTCCTGGGGAAAAACTGGTGGTCACCGGCAACCCGGTACGGAGGGACATCCTCGATTTGGGCGAAAAAAGGCAAAGGGCCTTGAAGCATTTTATATTCCCCGAAAATGGGAAAACGCTTTTGGTCATCGGGGGAAGCCTAGGGGCAAAGCGGATAAACGAGAGCATACTCATAGAACTGGACAAACTTATTGACGCAGGGGTGCAGGTGGTATGGCAAACCGGTAAAATTTATTATGACGACATTAAGCTGAAAATTGCGAACAAAGATTTGAGGAAGGTGCGGGTGTATGATTTTATAAAACAGATGGACCTGGCTTATGCGGCCAGCGATGTGGTGATCTCACGGTCGGGGGCATTGGCGATTTCGGAATTGTGCATTGCCGGCAAGCCGGCCATACTTGTTCCTTCCCCAAATGTGGTCGAAGACCATCAGGCCAAAAATGCCATGGCCTTGGTAAACGAGGGGGCGGCCATTATGGTAAGGGACCGCGAGGCTATGGAAAAATTAGTGGATGAAACCCTGAAACTGATTTACGACCAGCATCAATGCGACCGGTTGTCCAAAAAAATAAAGGCGATGGGCAAGCCCAACGCCACCGAAGACATAGTTAAGGAAATTGAAAAATTAGTGGTGTGCAACTAA
- a CDS encoding phospho-N-acetylmuramoyl-pentapeptide-transferase yields the protein MLYYLFDYLDRHFDLMGAGVFQYISFRAGAAAVLSLIITITLGKNLINFLRKKQVGEDIRDLGLEGQAQKKGTPTMGGLIIIGAILIPTFLFARIDNVYVVLLLVTTVWLGGIGLLDDYIKVFKKDKEGLAGRFKIIGQVGLGLIVGLVLYFNKDVVIRQMKPAQEVAVATNEVAPLPYQDVKSTKTTVPFFKNNELDYSNLLPFLPKAYTWIIYVLMVVLVVTAISNGANITDGIDGLAAGTSAIIGLTLAIFAYLSGRVDFSSYLNIMYIPNLSELVIFCTAFVGACLGFLWYNAYPAQVFMGDTGSLALGGIIAVLALAVRKEIMIPVLCGIFIIENISVILQVSYFKYTKGKYGEGRRVFLMAPLHHHYQKTGIHESKIVSRFWIVGILLAILSLATLKLR from the coding sequence ATGTTGTACTACCTATTTGATTATTTGGACCGGCATTTCGACCTCATGGGCGCAGGGGTATTTCAATACATCTCCTTTCGTGCGGGGGCGGCAGCCGTATTGTCATTGATAATCACCATCACATTAGGGAAGAACCTGATCAATTTTTTAAGGAAGAAGCAGGTAGGGGAGGATATTCGCGACCTCGGCCTGGAGGGGCAGGCGCAAAAGAAAGGCACCCCAACCATGGGGGGGTTGATCATCATAGGCGCGATTTTGATCCCTACCTTTCTCTTTGCGCGTATCGACAATGTTTATGTCGTGCTTTTGCTTGTCACCACGGTTTGGTTGGGGGGCATCGGGCTACTGGACGACTACATCAAGGTTTTTAAAAAAGACAAGGAGGGGCTGGCCGGCAGGTTTAAAATAATAGGACAGGTAGGGCTGGGGTTGATAGTGGGCCTTGTGCTGTACTTCAACAAAGACGTGGTGATCAGGCAGATGAAGCCCGCACAGGAAGTGGCGGTGGCCACAAACGAGGTGGCGCCCCTCCCATATCAAGATGTGAAGTCCACAAAGACCACTGTGCCCTTTTTTAAGAACAATGAGTTGGATTATTCCAACCTGTTGCCGTTTCTGCCAAAGGCCTATACCTGGATTATTTATGTATTGATGGTGGTATTGGTAGTGACGGCCATCTCCAACGGTGCGAACATCACCGATGGCATTGATGGGCTTGCGGCCGGGACATCGGCCATCATTGGACTGACGTTGGCGATTTTTGCTTACCTCTCGGGCCGTGTTGACTTCAGTAGTTACCTGAATATAATGTACATCCCCAACCTCAGCGAGCTAGTGATCTTTTGCACGGCATTTGTGGGCGCATGCCTGGGCTTTCTTTGGTACAATGCCTATCCGGCACAGGTGTTTATGGGGGATACCGGCAGCCTCGCCCTCGGGGGGATCATCGCAGTGCTGGCCCTGGCCGTGCGCAAGGAGATCATGATACCGGTATTGTGCGGCATCTTTATTATAGAAAATATTTCCGTGATCCTTCAGGTGTCCTATTTCAAATACACAAAGGGCAAATATGGTGAAGGAAGGAGGGTCTTCCTGATGGCCCCGCTCCACCACCATTACCAGAAAACAGGAATACATGAATCGAAAATCGTGTCGCGGTTTTGGATTGTAGGGATTTTATTGGCAATTCTTAGCCTGGCAACATTGAAATTAAGGTAA
- the murD gene encoding UDP-N-acetylmuramoyl-L-alanine--D-glutamate ligase → MKRIVVIGAGESGTGAALLAKARGYDVFLSEIFNIRESFKAEMKEADIAYEEGGHSMDRILTADLVVKSPGVPDTEDVIQEIKKKGIEVIDEIEFGFRHLKGRVIAISGTNGKTTTTLLTYHLLKEAGLDVALAGNVGESLARKLVKRDHDWYVIEVSSYQLDGTYTFRPDIAVLLNITPDHLDRYDNKFELYVNSKFRLLANMAPTGQFIYYKEDPVLSKEVPARKVSPKLVSVSLKGDKSSLAYFDGVGMNFQLGTAPFAVRQEDTTLKGPHNLINTMAAVSAACLAGVEEKEIRKAFKTFKNAPHRLELVARINNVEFINDSKATNVDSVVYALGSYSNPLVWIAGGVDKGNDYGLIKEQVRQKVKALICLGTDNKKLKDCFTGVVPTIMETQSIKELVRMALDASTDGDVVLLSPACASFDLFKNYIDRGDQFRKAVLELKSEIEKITS, encoded by the coding sequence ATGAAAAGGATAGTCGTTATAGGGGCAGGTGAAAGTGGAACGGGGGCGGCCCTGTTGGCAAAGGCCAGGGGCTATGATGTCTTCTTGTCCGAAATTTTCAATATAAGGGAAAGCTTTAAAGCCGAAATGAAGGAGGCGGACATAGCTTATGAAGAGGGCGGGCACTCCATGGACAGGATACTGACTGCGGACCTGGTGGTCAAAAGCCCGGGTGTGCCCGATACGGAAGATGTCATACAAGAAATAAAAAAGAAGGGCATTGAAGTTATTGATGAGATAGAATTTGGATTCCGCCACCTCAAGGGAAGAGTGATAGCCATTTCCGGCACCAATGGCAAGACCACCACAACGTTGCTTACCTACCACCTCCTCAAGGAGGCCGGGCTGGATGTGGCCCTTGCGGGGAATGTGGGCGAAAGCCTGGCCCGCAAACTAGTAAAAAGGGACCATGACTGGTATGTCATTGAAGTGAGCAGCTATCAGTTGGATGGCACCTACACTTTTAGGCCCGACATTGCGGTGCTGCTCAACATCACGCCCGACCATCTGGACCGCTATGACAATAAGTTTGAACTGTACGTCAATTCAAAGTTTAGGCTTTTGGCAAACATGGCGCCAACCGGGCAATTTATTTATTACAAAGAGGATCCTGTGCTATCGAAGGAAGTCCCTGCCAGGAAGGTTTCCCCTAAATTGGTTTCGGTTTCATTAAAAGGAGACAAATCTTCCCTTGCCTACTTTGATGGTGTGGGGATGAACTTCCAGCTTGGAACAGCCCCCTTTGCCGTCCGGCAGGAAGATACCACCCTTAAGGGGCCGCATAATTTGATCAACACCATGGCGGCCGTTTCGGCAGCGTGCCTGGCGGGGGTGGAAGAAAAGGAAATACGGAAGGCCTTCAAGACCTTTAAGAATGCCCCTCACCGGTTGGAGCTGGTTGCCAGGATCAATAACGTAGAATTTATCAACGACTCCAAGGCCACCAATGTTGATTCCGTAGTGTATGCACTGGGAAGTTATTCCAACCCCCTGGTTTGGATTGCCGGTGGGGTAGATAAAGGAAACGACTATGGCCTGATAAAGGAGCAGGTAAGGCAAAAAGTAAAGGCATTGATTTGTTTGGGGACTGACAATAAGAAATTGAAGGATTGCTTTACGGGAGTGGTGCCCACTATCATGGAAACACAAAGCATAAAAGAACTGGTGAGGATGGCACTGGACGCCTCCACCGATGGCGATGTGGTGTTGTTGTCGCCCGCCTGTGCGAGCTTTGATTTGTTTAAAAATTATATCGATAGGGGGGACCAATTCAGGAAAGCGGTCCTGGAATTAAAAAGTGAAATCGAAAAAATAACGTCATGA
- a CDS encoding transpeptidase family protein has product MNIKKSILIRVRIAFLFVLLFGLAVVAKISHIQFVEGEEWAKISEQITFDYKKIKATRGNIYSDNGSLLATDLPFYKVAFDPRLAKDRIFKEGIDSLAILLAKFYKDKSATEYKRMIQDARAANRQYIVLNRRQINYQVKKMMSSWPIFREGRYGGGVIFEKMDVRYRPFSNLSRRTVGFVNENGKGAGLEYSFNEALGGQDGEALFQKIAGSTWKPVYDVNNIKSKDGLDIQTTIDINLQDVAETALHRAMEHHQADAGTVVVMEVSTGHIKAISNLTRQGNSYGEIFNHAVGGLFEPGSTFKLVTMMALLEESNVKLTDSIDTGNGEFTFYKSKVKDHHDGGFGKITVREAFEVSSNVAMAKLLDQNFGLKPEKFIDYVDKLNLSKPLGLQIKGEGYPKIFRPGSKGWSGITLPWMAYGYGFEITPMHTLALYNAIANNGKMIKPIFVTAISKADNTTREFHTETLNGKVCSNATLNKLRVLLEGVVDHGTASNLKNTHYKIAGKTGTAQILENGRYAKKYITSFVGYFPAHDPKYTAMVLIKNPKGWRQYGNNVAGPVFREIADNIYSRDIQLHAAMKKKEILDYGVFPVIRAGKQDELTLLCNELGVSNHSNTEEEWIRAVRNGNSVLWDNNTAAKGQVPNVQGMTFRDAIFLLEQSGLQVEHDGKGRVVRQSLPPGTKVDKGRRIHISLG; this is encoded by the coding sequence GTGAATATTAAGAAGTCCATATTAATACGCGTTCGCATAGCATTCCTTTTTGTCCTGCTCTTTGGTTTGGCCGTGGTGGCGAAGATATCCCATATCCAGTTTGTGGAGGGGGAAGAGTGGGCGAAGATCAGCGAACAAATCACGTTTGACTACAAAAAAATAAAGGCTACGCGCGGAAACATTTATTCCGATAACGGAAGCTTGCTGGCCACCGATTTGCCCTTCTATAAGGTCGCTTTCGACCCCAGGCTGGCGAAGGACAGGATATTCAAAGAGGGTATTGACTCACTGGCCATCCTCTTGGCGAAGTTTTACAAAGACAAGTCCGCCACGGAATACAAGCGAATGATCCAGGACGCAAGGGCAGCCAACCGGCAATACATAGTGCTCAACCGCAGGCAAATTAATTACCAGGTAAAAAAGATGATGTCGTCCTGGCCAATCTTCAGGGAAGGGCGCTATGGGGGGGGCGTTATCTTTGAGAAGATGGATGTGCGCTATCGGCCGTTCTCCAACCTTAGCCGCAGAACGGTAGGTTTTGTGAACGAGAACGGGAAGGGGGCCGGGCTGGAATATAGTTTTAATGAGGCACTGGGGGGACAGGATGGGGAAGCCCTGTTTCAAAAGATAGCCGGAAGCACCTGGAAGCCCGTGTATGACGTCAACAATATAAAGTCAAAGGATGGGCTGGACATTCAGACCACCATCGATATCAACCTGCAGGATGTGGCCGAGACCGCCTTGCACCGTGCAATGGAGCACCACCAGGCCGATGCCGGAACGGTGGTGGTGATGGAGGTAAGCACGGGCCATATCAAGGCCATTTCCAACCTGACAAGGCAGGGAAATAGCTATGGCGAAATATTCAACCATGCCGTTGGAGGCCTCTTCGAGCCCGGTTCTACCTTTAAGTTGGTCACCATGATGGCCCTGCTGGAGGAATCCAATGTTAAGCTTACCGATAGCATTGATACCGGCAATGGTGAATTTACCTTTTATAAAAGCAAGGTAAAGGACCACCACGATGGGGGTTTTGGAAAAATTACCGTGCGCGAAGCATTTGAAGTATCTTCCAACGTGGCCATGGCCAAATTGCTGGACCAGAATTTTGGCCTAAAGCCGGAAAAGTTTATCGACTATGTTGATAAACTCAACCTGTCCAAGCCACTGGGCTTGCAAATAAAGGGGGAAGGTTATCCAAAAATATTCCGCCCGGGGTCCAAAGGATGGAGCGGGATCACCTTGCCCTGGATGGCCTATGGCTATGGGTTTGAAATTACGCCCATGCACACGCTGGCCTTGTACAATGCCATCGCCAACAATGGAAAAATGATAAAGCCCATTTTTGTTACGGCCATTTCAAAGGCAGACAATACCACGAGGGAGTTCCATACCGAAACTCTGAACGGCAAGGTTTGCTCGAACGCTACCCTCAACAAACTCAGGGTGTTGCTGGAGGGTGTGGTGGACCATGGCACGGCCAGCAACCTGAAAAACACGCATTATAAAATAGCCGGCAAGACGGGCACCGCGCAAATCCTCGAGAACGGACGGTACGCCAAGAAATACATTACTTCGTTTGTGGGGTATTTTCCCGCGCATGACCCCAAGTATACTGCCATGGTGCTGATTAAAAACCCCAAAGGATGGAGGCAATATGGCAACAATGTGGCGGGGCCGGTCTTTAGGGAAATTGCCGACAATATTTATTCAAGGGACATCCAATTGCATGCGGCCATGAAGAAAAAGGAAATACTTGACTATGGGGTGTTTCCGGTAATCCGGGCCGGCAAGCAGGATGAACTAACCCTGTTGTGCAATGAGTTGGGCGTGTCCAATCATTCCAACACGGAAGAAGAGTGGATCAGGGCGGTGCGAAATGGCAATTCCGTGCTGTGGGACAACAACACGGCCGCCAAAGGCCAGGTGCCCAATGTGCAGGGCATGACTTTTCGGGACGCGATCTTTTTGCTGGAGCAGTCTGGGTTGCAGGTGGAGCATGACGGTAAAGGGAGGGTGGTCAGGCAGTCGTTGCCCCCTGGGACCAAAGTGGACAAAGGAAGGAGAATACATATTAGCCTGGGTTGA